In Trichoderma atroviride chromosome 2, complete sequence, one DNA window encodes the following:
- a CDS encoding uncharacterized protein (EggNog:ENOG41~TransMembrane:1 (i158-178o)~antiSMASH:Cluster_2.6), with translation MERTTETSLEMRTTTCTGGVSEQLPEQERQNAKFLRPVDVQQPTLHFITATLPQQLNSSNALSQIRSHVSKESHARRRRALTERLALYQAGSISVKQQLHARISDGGRKACSTCFPWPLSETELFLFDFFLEWVIPNGWTECITEESQRSFQKSMRSVFVPVAMTDIGLFTSMMYVSARRYSLISNNTQETEKYHKLMICYLLLCLEKIRAVIDMRSYPTDASMALVLCMATEAYWEGQVEAFRIHGMAFTEMVETRRTFSEREKVSPFLLEMASKSIYDPRYNIVMGPCCTN, from the exons ATGGAGAGAACAACAGAGACGTCATTAGAAATGAGGACCACAACATGTACTGGAGGAGTATCTGAGCAACTGCCGgaacaagaaagacagaACGCGAAGTTCCTTCGCCCCGTTGATGTGCAACAGCCGACATTGCACTTCATCACCGCTACTCTGCCACAGCAATTGAACAGTTCAAATGCGCTAAGCCAGATCAGATCGCATGTTTCCAAGGAATCCCATGCTCGCCGGCGGCGAGCACTTACTGAGAGGCTAGCCCTGTATCAAGCGGGTAGTATCAGTGTCAAGCAACAGTTGCACGCCCGTATCAGCGATGGCGGCAGAAAAGCCTGTAGTACTTGCTTTCCGTGGCCTCTTTCCGAGACTGAACTATTCCTCTTTGACTTCT TCTTAGAATGGGTCATACCGAACGGCTGGACCGAATGTATTACCGAAGAATCCCAGCGCTCGTTTCAAAAAAGTATGAGATCAGTTTTCGTTCCCGTTGCCATGACAGATATAGGCTTGTTTACTTCCATGATGTACGTATCAGCACGAAGATACAGTCTCATCTCGAACAATACCCAGGAAACAGAAAAGTATCACAAACTCATGATATGCTACCTTCTCTTATGCTTAGAGAAGATCAGAGCCGTAATCGATATGAGAAGCTACCCAACAGATGCTTCCATGGCTTTGGTACTTTGTATGGCTACAGAGGCA TACTGGGAGGGGCAAGTGGAAGCATTTCGAATTCATGGAATGGCCTTCACCGAGATGGTAGAGACTCGCAGAACATTTTCAGAGCGAGAAAAAGTTTCTCCTTTCTTGCTAGAAATGGCTTCGAAGTCAATATACGACCCAAGATATAATATTGTGATGGGTCCTTGCTGTACAAATTAG
- a CDS encoding uncharacterized protein (EggNog:ENOG41~SMCOG1288:ABC transporter related protein~TransMembrane:10 (i64-88o117-135i193-213o219-238i297-319o331-349i724-747o767-791i841-864o870-890i)~antiSMASH:Cluster_2.6), which translates to MDEKSTGQQQEGQTSLTSSTVSPSVTADPIGNQPIQDGSQGQAEQKPQLKDYFRVFSYATKIDILAYTVGVIASIATGVTLPLMNVVFGSFVGNLSGFSQSSSDGDASRLKHQIDKLSLYMFFLFIARLVLNYANKFTFRMAGIRLSSAIRLHYLQKLFGQSVHALDSMSPGYAINTITSTSNTLQLGISEKLGVFFEYNATIIAALVVAFHANWKLSFVVISVVAFIILTVSILMPFTAKASGQMVQADANASSIASDALAGVRMIAACGAENRIAQKYAFFVNEMRRHGNKMTPLIALQFALTFFAVFGCFGLAFWFGTKLYLEGHLDNFGTITVVLLSMTMIVFSLERVATPLLALSKASAAARQFLNVIDAPQPNQGQLKSPEVNPKEDITLKQVTFAYPGRPHIKILDGLDLRIEAGKTTAIVGPSGSGKSTIVGLIEQWYSLSESTTSMPEEHGGAIKPSGTVSIGDRSLDEVDLKWWRSQIGLVQQEPFLFNGTIYTNVANGLIGTQWESSSEEQKRELVIQACKEAFADEFINKLPMGYETPVGDGGTKLSGGQRQRIAIARAIVRQPNILIFDEATSAIDVRGERIVQAALDRAAQSRTTITIAHRLSTVQKADRIVVLRQGRVVESGTHESLLAIPDGTYSNLVHAQNISLGDETKEASMERDLEEDIQMSSLPPKDKTELTVEDVSSHSIQQHSRSFWKSFGRLLYESKDSHYLMILIFIFTASAGATGPVQALLFAHVIDVSKYTGSKLRSESEFWSGMFGVLAAGAGISYFGSLSTSLRNGLIIRSKYQKEYFESTLWQRMAFFDQEEHSQGAIVARVASDPQRLDELLGASMASVYIAVFSIVGSVSIAFAFGWKLAVVACCVVLPISIVASFFRFKYELQFERMNNEVFAESSKFASESIAAFRTVSAFTLEETICKRFETLCRNHVAAAFKKARWATFLVGLSDSATIPCQALLLYYGGRLLANGELTVLKFFVSFMVALNAGEAAGQSLSYGPSAAQVTTASNRILDMRESRFQDKVGVNEEIPGSDGGVKIELRNIHFKYPTRDVPVFEGLNLTIEKGQFAALVGASGCGKTSIISLLERFYDPAEGKILYNGKDIAELSVKAYRRQLSLVSQESSLFHGSIKENILLGVDPSTVSDEQLHQACRDASIHDFIVSLPEGFSTPVGSRGVSLSGGQKQRISIARALIRSPKILLLDEATSSLDPENEKLVQEALEHASKGRTMVVVAHKLSTVRNADVIFVFGDGKILEKGSHSELLERKGVYWRMCKSQALDA; encoded by the exons ATGGATGAAAAGTCAACGggacagcagcaagaaggcCAAACATCGCTTACTAGCAGTACAGTGTCGCCTTCAGTCACTGCAGATCCTATTGGCAATCAGCCAATTCAAGATGGCTCACAAGGACAGGCAGAGCAGAAGCCCCAATTGAAAGATTATTTT CGCGTCTTTAGCTATGCAACCAAAATTGACATTTTGGCCTACACTGTGGGTGTTATTGCGTCCATCGCGACGGGAGTTACTTTGCCATTGATGAATGTTGTTTTCG GAAGCTTTGTCGGTAACCTAAGCGGCTTTTCTCAGTCATCTagcgatggcgatgccagtAGGTTAAAACATCAAATAGACAAATTATC GTTGTACAtgttctttctcttcattgcTCGTCTCGTACTCAACTATGCCAATAAA TTCACGTTTCGTATGGCGGGCATTCGACTGTCGTCTGCTATTCGACTCCACTATCTGCAAAAGCTCTTCGGGCAGAGTGTTCATGCACTTGACTCAATGTCTCCTGGCTATGCCATAAACACTATTACATCGACAAGTAATACACTGCAGCTAGGAATTTCCGAGAAGCTCGGAGTCTTTTTCGAATACAATGCCACTATAATTGCCGCGCTTGTAGTGGCCTTCCATGCCAATTGGAAATTATCTTTCGTCGTCATTTCAGTGGTTGCATTTATCATTCTAACAGTGTCCATCTTGATGCCTTTTACCGCGAAAGCAAGTGGGCAAATGGTTCAA GCGGACGCAAACGCTTCTTCAATTGCAAGTGATGCTCTGGCTGGCGTGCGAATGATTGCGGCCTGCGGTGCTGAGAATCGCATTGCTCAAAAATATGCCTTTTTTGTAAACGAGATGAGAAGACATGGTAACAAAATGACACCACTTATCGCTCTTCAATTTGCATTAACG TTTTTTGCCGTTTTTGGTTGCTTTGGTCTTGCGTTTTGGTTTGGTACGAAACTCTATCTTGAAGGTCACCTCGACAACTTTGGAACAATAACAGT TGTTTTGCTTTCGATGACCATGATTGTCTTTTCATTGGAGCGAGTGGCTACGCCTTTATTAGCTCTTAGCAAAGCTAG TGCTGCGGCTCGCCAATTTCTCAACGTTATTGATGCCCCTCAGCCAAACCAAGGTCAACTTAAAAGTCCAGAAGTCAATCCCAAGGAAGATATTACTCTCAAGCAAGTCACATTTGCTTATCCAGGTCGACCGCATATTAAAATTTTAGACGGCCTAGACTTACGAATTGAGGCTGGAAAGACAACCGCTATTGTTGGACCATCTGGATCTGGGAAAAGCACTATCGTTGGACTTATAGAGCAATGGTATTCTCTCAGCGAATCCACTACCTCAATGCCCGAAGAACATGGGGGTGCAATAAAACCGAGCGGAACCGTCTCTATTGGAGACCGCTCCCTGGATGAAGTAGACTTGAAGTGGTGGAGATCTCAGATTGGCTTGGTTCAACAAGAGCCCTTCCTCTTCAATGGGACAATTTACACAAATGTTGCTAATGGCCTTATTGGAACGCAATGGGAAAGCAGTTCTGAGgagcaaaagagagaattGGTTATACAGGCGTGTAAAGAGGCATTTGCAGATGagtttattaataagcttCCAATG GGCTATGAAACGCCTGTCGGTGATGGAGGTACAAAGTTATCTGGTGGACAGCGGCAACGAATTGCTATCGCTCGGGCGATTGTTCGTCAGCCTAACATCCTCATTTTTGATGAAGCAACAAGCGCAATAGACGTGCGGGGCGAGAGAATTGTCCAGGCGGCTCTGGATCGAGCTGCTCAGTCGCGCACGACTATTACTATCGCGCATCGGTTATCAACAGTACAAAAAGCCGACCGTATAGTCGTTCTACGACAAGGCAGAGTGGTTGAATCTGGGACTCATGAGAGTCTTTTGGCCATACCTGATGGCACCTACTCTAATCTTGTACATGCTCAAAACATATCCCTTGGGGATGAAACGAAAGAGGCCAGTATGGAAAGAGATTTGGAAGAGGATATCCAGATGTCCAGTCTACCcccaaaagacaaaacgGAGTTGACCGTTGAGGATGTCTCAAGTCATTCTATCCAGCAACATTCTCGAAGCTTTTGGAAAAGCTTCGGGCGGCTGCTGTATGAGTCCAAAGATAGCCACTATCTCATGATTctcattttcattttcacAGCTTCTGCAGGGGCAACGGGGCCAGTACAGGCACTTCTTTTTGCTCACGTTATTGATGTTTCCAAATACACAGGATCCAAGCTAAGATCAGAGAGCGAATTTTGGAGCGGCATGTTTGGAGTGCTTGCTGCAGGAGCTGGCATTTCTTATTTCGGATCATTATCAACCTCATTACGCAACGGACTCATTATCCGCTCAAAGTATCAGAAAGAATATTTTGAGTCCACTCTCTGGCAGAGGATGGCATTTTTCGACCAAGAAGAGCATTCTCAAGGCGCTATTGTCGCTCGTGTAGCGTCTGACCCACAGCGGCTGGATGAGCTTTTAGGTGCCAGTATGGCGAGCGTCTATATTGCCGTCTTCAGCATCGTTGGCTCTGTATCAATAGCATTTGCTTTTGGGTGGAAACTGGCCGTGGTTGCATGTTGTGTCGTCCTCCCAATCAGCATCGTGGCATCATTTTTCCGATTCAAATACGAACTACAATTTGAGAGAATGAACAATGAGGTTTTTGCCGAAAGCTCTAAATTTGCTTCGGAGTCAATTGCTGCTTTTAGGACTGTGAGCGCCTTTACCTTGGAAGAGACTATATGTAAACGATTTGAGACTCTTTGCCGAAACCATGTGGCTGCAGCGTTTAAAAAAGCCCGATGGGCAACATTCCTCGTTGGCCTATCTGATAGCGCAACTATACCCTGCCAAGCTCTGCTTTTGTATTACGGAGGCCGTTTGCTTGCCAACGGAGAGCTTACGGTACTCAAATTCTTCGTGTCTTTCATGGTCGCCTTGAACGCGGGAGAAGCTGCCGGACAAAGTTTGAGTTATGGGCCGAGCGCAGCTCAAGTCACAACTGCCTCGAATAGAATTCTAGACATGCGAGAGTCTCGTTTTCAGGACAAGGTTGGGGTGAATGAAGAAATTCCGGGATCCGACGGGGGTGTCAAAATTGAACTTCGAAACATTCACTTCAAATATCCTACTCGAGACGTGCCCGTCTTTGAAGGACTGAACCTGACGATTGAGAAGGGGCAATTCGCTGCTTTAGTTGGAGCCTCTGGCTGCGGGAAGACAAGCATTATATCACTCTTAGAAAG ATTCTACGATCCTGCAGAAGGCAAAATATTATACAACGGAAAAGACATTGCCGAACTTAGCGTCAAGGCATATCGCCGGCAGCTATCATTAGTTTCTCAAGAGTCTTCGCTGTTTCATG GTTCCATCAAAGAAAATATTCTTCTAGGTGTAGACCCATCTACAGTATCTGATGAACAACTTCATCAAGCTTGCCGCGATGCATCGATTCACGATTTTATTGTGTCTTTGCCCGAGGGATTCAGTACTCCTGTTGGATCCCGTGGGGTATCACTCTCTGGTGGCCAAAAGCAGCGAATCTCTATCGCCCGCGCGCTTATCCGAAGCCCTAAAATTTTATTGCTGGACGAAGCAACCAGCTCCCTAGATCCTGAGAACGAGAAGCTCGTACAAGAAGCTCTTGAGCACGCTTCAAAAGGTAGAACAATGGTTGTTGTAGCGCACAAGCTTTCTACTGTGAGAAATGCAGATGTGATTTTCGTCTTTGGGGACGGCAAGATACTAGAAAAGGGAAGCCATTCTGAATTACTTGAACGGAAGGGCGTTTATTGGAGGATGTGCAAAAGTCAAGCTTTGGACGCATAG
- a CDS encoding uncharacterized protein (EggNog:ENOG41~antiSMASH:Cluster_2.6), with product MASAEGTTRPWADGPFELISIAFLGYKPGEKVEPYHAMALEMVTVHNCLIRGINSIYLQCINVERSSAAIPAFIKYARGWGQILHTHHTTEEKWIFPEIEDITGEKGIMDVSIEQHHAFEEGVKAYTAYLKNAETGEEKYDGTKLKTIIDAFMPSLRQHLQDEILTLKGFEKYKNKTDWAKWTKDTIAKVVKKTQTADGMVVELPFAVHNHDVEYEQIGSWPPVPSIVFFIIKFLYFGKNSDWWQFAPCDKNGRARDLPFSL from the exons ATGGCTAGCGCAGAAGGTACCACCCGGCCTTGGGCCGACGGACCTTTTGAACTTATTTCGATTGCGTTTCTTGGTTACAAG CCCGGAGAGAAGGTCGAACCATACcacgccatggccttggaaaTGGTTACCGTCCATAACTGCTTGATAAGAGGCATAAACAGCATCTACCTCCAGTGCATCAACGTCGAACGTTCATCGGCTGCCATCCCCGCATTCATCAAATATGCAAGAGGATGGGGCCAAATCCTCCACACGCACCATACGACCGAGGAGAAGTGGATTTTCCCTGAGATTGAGGATATCACTGGTGAAAAGGGTATTATGGATGTCAGCATCGAGCAACATCATGCCTTTGAAGAAGGCGTAAAAGCATACACAGCTTACTTGAAGAATGCGGAAACCGGCGAGGAAAAATACGACGGGACAAAACTGAAGACTATTATTGACGCATTCATGCCTAGCCTTAGACAGCATTTGCAAGATGAGATTTTGACTCTGAAAGGCTTTGAAAAGTATAAGAACAAGACCGATTGGGCCAAATGGACAAAGGATACAATCGCAAAGGTGGTGAAGAAAACGCAGACAGCTGACGGCATG GTTGTGGAGCTGCCCTTTGCGGTTCATAATCATGACGTTGAATATGAGCAAATTGGCAGCTGGCCTCCGGTTCCGTCTATTGTTTTCTTCATTATCAAGTTTTTGTATTTTGGAAAGAACTCTGACTGGTGGCAATTCGCGCCTTGTGACAAAAACGGCAGGGCCAGAGATCtacctttttctttataa
- a CDS encoding putative secondary metabolism biosynthetic enzyme (EggNog:ENOG41~antiSMASH:Cluster_2.6), whose amino-acid sequence MLADKGARHFVFLSRSGNTRPEAQALLDELKEQGVSSTVTAVDVADKAQLETALNTVKQSCPPIKGMINCAMDLKDGIYNNMTAKDWNLSLRPKLKATRNLHELLPADLDFFVCLSSIAGIIGNRGQANYNAGNNYQDSLMHHRAASGLAATSLNLSLVVGVGVSTEQDNVFQLLKNGDLIPQTETDVLNLVAAAVSGRAPTQVAIGTATGGQLDKSSSNDPYWFDDSRFAILSQLDRHSGGDSNGQAAKEDWKKLVAAATSKDQAHDLVLDALVAGLSNILKVEQDDIDPRKSLPALGIDSLVAIEIRNWLRKEFQADLSVFDIVSNDPLSSFAPKVAAKSAVVPAGLA is encoded by the exons ATGCTCGCGGACAAGGGCGCCAGGCATTTTGTGTTCCTATCTCGATCCGGCAACACGCGCCCAGAGGCACAGGCTCTGCTCGATGAGCTGAAGGAGCAAGGTGTCTCGTCGACGGTTACTGCGGTCGATGTCGCGGACAAGGCACAGTTGGAGACTGCCTTGAACACAGTCAAGCAGAGCTGTCCCCCGATCAAGGGCATGATTAACTGCGCCATGGATTTGAAA GATGGCATCTACAATAACATGACCGCAAAGGACTGGAACTTATCGCTGCGCCCTAAGCTCAAGGCCACACGCAATCTgcacgagctgctgccggcTGACCTGGACTTCTTTGTCTGCTTGTCGTCTATTGCAGGCATTATTGGTAACCGTGGCCAGGCCAACTACAACGCTGGTAACAACTACCAGGATTCTCTCATGCACCACCGTGCGGCGTCAGGCCTGGCAGCCACCAGTCTGAACCTCAGTCTGGTTGTCGGCGTCGGTGTCTCTACCGAGCAGGATAACGttttccagctcctcaaGAATGGAGACCTGATCCCCCAGACCGAGACGGACGTGCTGAACCTCGTCGCGGCCGCTGTTTCCGGCCGGGCCCCGACACAGGTTGCCATCGGCACAGCCACCGGCGGTCAGCTCGACAAGTCATCATCCAACGATCCTTACTGGTTTGACGATTCGCGTTTCGCCATCCTCAGCCAGCTGGATCGCCATTCTGGTGGCGACAGCAACGGTCAGGCAGCAAAGGAGgactggaagaagctggttgCGGCGGCCACATCCAAGGACCAGGCCCACGACCTCGTGCTCGACGCGCTGGTGGCCGGTCTGTCCAATATCCTCAAGGTAGAACAGGACGACATTGATCCCAGAAAGTCACTGCCGGCTCTCGGTATCGACAGTCTTGTCGCAATCGAGATCAGGAATTGGCTGCGCAAGGAGTTCCAGGCGGACTTGTCTGTGTTTGACATTGTCAGCAATGATCCTCTGTCGAGCTTTGCGCCCAAGGTCGCAGCCAAGTCAGCCGTTGTCCCGGCTGGCCTTgcttaa
- a CDS encoding putative secondary metabolism biosynthetic enzyme (EggNog:ENOG41~antiSMASH:Cluster_2.6~SMCOG1001:short-chain dehydrogenase/reductase SDR), whose product MSSNTQRKTVLITGCSSGIGESLAREFQNRDYNVIATARRLESISHLREAGMTTLSLDVTKPESVKAVEMEVGRITEGKLDVLVNNAGILTRGALADVSPEHIYSIFNTNVFGIMAVVSALLPLLIAAKGTIVNISSASSVTPFPFKGPYAMTKAALNSYGRTLAIELSPFDVHVLTCPTGYIQSKLEANGTDQVPEKSLYKAMAGKMELGLPDTQMEGTEYAKLVVNEVQKGRGWGFGPWRFGAMREWLWVGTGASKGYWASMMGEAFLQRGYKGMINWDEVARILRKEKDL is encoded by the exons ATGTCATCAAACACTCAACGAAAAACAGTACTTATTACAGG ATGCTCAAGCGGAATTGGCGAATCGTTGGCGAGGGAATTCCAAAATAGAG ATTATAACGTCATTGCTACGGCTCGCAGACTAGAAAGCATATCTCACCTTCGAGAGGCAGGGATGACtactctctctcttgatgTAACCAAACCAGAGAGTGTCAAGGCAGTTGAGATGGAAGTTGGGAGAATCACTGAAGGCAAGCTGGACGTTTTGGTCAATAATGC TGGAATTCTTACACGCGGCGCATTAGCCGATGTCTCACCAGAGCATATCTACTCTATTTTCAACACAAATGTCTTCGGAATCATGGCTGTTGTATCTGCTCTCTTGCCGCTActcatcgccgccaaaggcaCAATTGTCAATATTTCATCAGCGTCATCTGTGACACCGTTTCCCTTCAAAGGCCCCTATGCAATGACCAAGGCAGCGCTAAACTCGTATGGCCGTACTCTCGCCATCGAGCTTTCGCCATTCGACGTGCATGTCTTGACATGCCCTACTGGCTATATACAGAGCAAACTGGAAGCCAATGGAACCGACCAAGTACCGGAAAAAAGCCTGTATAAAGCCATGGCTGGAAAAATGGAATTGGGATTGCCAGATACGCAGATGGAAGGTACAGAATATGCAAAGCTGGTGGTAAACGAAGTGCAGAAAGGACGCGGCTGGGGTTTCGGTCCTTGGAGATTTGGGGCAATGAGAGAGTGGCTATGGGTAGGAACAGGAGCATCCAAGGGCTATTGGGCAAGCATGATGGGGGAAGCATTTTTGCAGCGGGGATACAAAGGAATGATCAACTGGGATGAAGTTGCAAGAATTctaagaaaagagaaggatCTATAG
- a CDS encoding uncharacterized protein (EggNog:ENOG41~antiSMASH:Cluster_2.6), whose protein sequence is MHPWAQRNVINWVRKLGPDWTVHVLDAVPESETHVKHFVEPSFFPEAFNNGTMDGLFVGPHQGDLVRLPLLWKYGGAWMDVGTLLFRHLDDIWWNRIIDPASPCELGGFAVEFREKYYTMLNGFLVCQSGNPFIKRWHDIYLSLWGPSTTNATGFHKHPLLAHIKAIETPSDRVIEDPEMITAVDVMLDYLAHFLCLERLRGLSDPNDGFDGAEYFATKIFLAPAMQELFALQPLTQWSGNEQNSLLRTRLDDPQDEVWQKANAYVRDAFANQSAIKVSRGPKNPKLVCLAELWDQEEFKDADHGEGTFASYLRYGSIHYDQTRDLVPMVLERSENTLKLGLLEPLKDLMQ, encoded by the coding sequence ATGCATCCATGGGCACAGCGAAACGTAATCAATTGGGTTCGAAAGCTTGGCCCAGATTGGACAGTACACGTTCTGGACGCCGTTCCTGAATCAGAAACACACGTCAAGCACTTTGTCGAACCATCATTTTTCCCAGAAGCTTTTAATAACGGAACCATGGATGGACTATTCGTGGGGCCTCACCAAGGGGACCTGGTCCGTTTACCTCTCCTGTGGAAGTATGGCGGCGCATGGATGGATGTCGGCACACTTCTGTTTCGACATCTGGACGATATATGGTGGAATCGCATTATCGATCCGGCTTCACCCTGTGAGCTAGGTGGTTTTGCCGTTGAGTTCCGGGAAAAGTATTACACAATGCTTAACGGATTTCTGGTTTGCCAATCTGGAAATCCGTTCATTAAAAGATGGCATGACATCTATCTCAGCCTCTGGGGTCCGAGTACGACGAATGCAACCGGATTCCATAAGCATCCCTTGCTAGCTCACATCAAGGCCATAGAGACACCATCTGACAGGGTGATTGAAGATCCAGAGATGATTACTGCAGTAGATGTCATGCTTGACTATCTCGCCCACTTCCTCTGCCTTGAGAGACTGAGGGGTCTAAGTGACCCTAATGATGGATTTGATGGCGCAGAGTACTTTGCAACCAAGATTTTCCTTGCGCCTGCGATGCAAGAGTTATTCGCCCTACAACCGCTCACACAATGGTCTGGGAACGAGCAGAACAGTCTCTTGAGGACGCGCCTTGACGACCCTCAAGACGAAGTATGGCAGAAAGCGAATGCCTATGTGCGCGATGCATTTGCGAATCAATCCGCCATCAAGGTGAGCCGCGGGCCTAAAAATCCCAAGTTAGTGTGCTTGGCAGAGCTCTGGGATCAAGAGGAGTTTAAAGACGCTGATCACGGAGAGGGAACGTTTGCATCCTATCTGAGATATGGTAGCATACACTATGACCAAACAAGAGACTTGGTTCCCATGGTGCTGGAGCGGAGTGAGAACACCTTAAAATTGGGGCTTCTAGAGCCCCTGAAAGACCTTATGCAGTAA
- a CDS encoding uncharacterized protein (EggNog:ENOG41~SECRETED:SignalP(1-18)~antiSMASH:Cluster_2.6) — protein sequence MALMKYIFLALFAIGSNGRDLLTVPTWAPVTTDSPPLNGAGYRVEPFGGGAYMVTDNQYNCVFFVSTEGVILVDAPASIGQNIAYAIGNTTNKRVTHVIYSHAHADHIGSAYLFKNATHIAHSITKDLLSATPSSDDPLPDVTFEDEYSLLYGNQTIRLSYKGTNHQPGNIFIYGPSQKVMMLVDVVFPGWAPFAYLGEAEDVPGFIQAHDQILEYNFDYFVGGHLTRSGVRADVEAQREYINDLKNNCNHALALSKQPANATNPISQQHLVNVALQANPGNPWAGFKLYLDSVASYCNNATNQKWLGLLSAVDVYGMENSYAMVAALSETNLGLSG from the coding sequence ATGGCACTTATGAAGTATATatttctcgctctcttcgCTATTGGTTCCAACGGCCGAGATCTTCTCACTGTCCCTACTTGGGCTCCGGTAACTACCGATTCACCTCCTCTAAATGGTGCAGGATATCGTGTCGAACCTTTCGGTGGCGGCGCCTATATGGTCACAGACAACCAGTATAACTgcgtcttctttgtctccACCGAGGGGGTTATCCTTGTTGACGCGCCCGCATCCATTGGGCAAAATATCGCATACGCAATCGGTAACACCACCAACAAGCGCGTAACGCATGTCATATACAGCCATGCTCACGCAGATCATATCGGCAGCGCGTATCTTTTCAAGAATGCGACCCACATAGCACATAGTATAACCAAAGATCTACTTTCGGCAACACCAAGTTCTGATGATCCTCTTCCCGATGTTACCTTTGAGGACGAATACTCGCTCCTTTATGGCAACCAAACTATCCGGCTTTCATACAAAGGGACAAATCATCAGCCCGGCAACATTTTCATCTACGGGCCAAGCCAAAAGGTTATGATGCTTGTTGACGTCGTATTCCCCGGATGGGCGCCTTTTGCATATCTTGGTGAGGCGGAAGACGTCCCTGGGTTCATTCAAGCGCACGACCAGATTCTCGAGTACAATTTTGACTACTTTGTGGGCGGGCATCTTACACGATCCGGCGTCCGCGCTGATGTGGAAGCGCAGCGCGAGTATATCAACGACCTCAAAAACAACTGTAATCACGCCCTCGCTCTCAGCAAGCAACCAGCCAATGCAACGAATCCGATATCTCAGCAACATTTGGTAAATGTGGCACTCCAAGCGAATCCTGGGAATCCATGGGCTGGTTTCAAACTGTACCTTGACAGCGTGGCGAGCTATTGTAACAACGCCACGAACCAGAAGTGGCTGGGCCTGCTCTCCGCTGTGGACGTTTACGGGATGGAGAACTCATACGCAATGGTCGCGGCGTTGAGCGAAACCAATCTTGGCCTGTCCGGATAA